A region from the Halosolutus gelatinilyticus genome encodes:
- a CDS encoding ArsA family ATPase, which translates to MEPFVFFGGKGGVGKTTVSCAYGLRCARDGHRTLVVSTDPAHSVTDVFDQPFDDTPEPVAGIDRLDAMQLDPEDEVTRHLDEIRQDLSEQVSAAMVNEINRQLEMAHGTPGAYESALFDRFVDVMRNSESYDRVVFDTAPSGSTLRLLGLPDLLESWIDRLMYKRRTSIDLFEKAAIGNNEPRRVMEGDPVLARLEERKEFFDFAGKALQDDAAFFIVLNPDELSLNETERSIADLREKEFAVRGLVANKLTPSPDPDENGRGARYLRDRVETERAHLETIREEFDPPLVAEIGWRVAEVKGDLLSDVADELDIETSVEAPTHV; encoded by the coding sequence ATGGAACCCTTCGTCTTCTTCGGCGGCAAGGGCGGCGTCGGCAAGACCACCGTCTCGTGTGCCTACGGACTCCGCTGCGCCCGCGACGGTCACCGGACGCTCGTCGTCTCGACCGACCCCGCCCACTCCGTCACCGACGTGTTCGATCAACCGTTCGACGACACCCCCGAGCCGGTCGCGGGAATCGATCGGCTCGACGCGATGCAACTCGATCCCGAGGACGAGGTCACGCGCCACTTAGACGAAATCCGCCAGGACCTCTCCGAACAGGTTTCGGCGGCGATGGTCAACGAGATCAACCGCCAGCTCGAGATGGCCCACGGTACGCCTGGCGCCTACGAGTCGGCCCTGTTCGATCGGTTCGTCGACGTGATGCGCAACTCGGAGTCGTACGATCGGGTCGTCTTCGACACCGCGCCCTCCGGAAGCACGCTGCGCCTGCTCGGCCTCCCCGACCTGCTCGAAAGCTGGATCGACCGCCTGATGTACAAGCGCCGGACCAGCATCGACCTCTTCGAGAAGGCCGCGATCGGAAACAACGAACCCCGGCGCGTCATGGAGGGCGACCCCGTCCTCGCGCGTCTCGAAGAGCGCAAGGAGTTCTTCGACTTCGCCGGCAAGGCGCTCCAGGACGACGCCGCCTTCTTCATCGTCCTGAACCCCGACGAACTCTCGCTGAACGAGACCGAGCGGTCGATCGCCGACCTCCGGGAGAAGGAGTTCGCCGTCCGCGGCCTCGTCGCCAACAAACTCACCCCCTCGCCTGATCCCGACGAGAACGGCCGCGGCGCGCGCTACCTCCGTGACCGGGTCGAGACCGAACGGGCGCATCTCGAAACCATCCGCGAGGAGTTCGACCCGCCGCTGGTGGCCGAGATCGGCTGGCGGGTCGCTGAGGTCAAGGGCGATCTCCTGTCGGACGTCGCCGACGAACTCGACATCGAGACGAGCGTCGAAGCCCCAACGCACGTCTGA
- a CDS encoding redox-regulated ATPase YchF, which translates to MSYRIGLVGKPSVGKSSFFNAATMNDVPEGAYPFTTIDPSVGEAYVRVECAAPEFDEECTPNVGFCDHGMRFVPTKLVDVAGLIPGAHEGAGLGNQFLTDLNETDVLVHVVDFSGKTDAEGEPTEGHDPREDIAFLEEELDQWYLDILEKGIERYESGYTTEDDAIEAELAEQMSAFKTNEDEIKLLIRRVGIGFDPEAWEDDDKLELAREIRTETKPMVIAANKLDTPEGQANYEEIANDPDYDHLTIVPCSAHAEKALKSADKAGAVEYRPGDDDFEITGDVSDDQEQGLEQIRDFLGEYGATGVQAALETALFDVLGVTPVFPGGANGLGNERGEVLPDCYLIPPNATAEDFAYSLHSDIGDGFLHAIDCRTNRQLGKDYEVEPRDVIEVITTN; encoded by the coding sequence ATGAGTTACCGAATCGGACTGGTCGGAAAACCATCAGTCGGTAAATCCAGTTTTTTCAATGCTGCCACCATGAACGACGTGCCCGAGGGTGCCTACCCGTTCACGACGATCGATCCGAGCGTCGGCGAGGCCTACGTCCGCGTCGAGTGCGCCGCGCCGGAGTTCGACGAGGAGTGCACGCCAAACGTCGGCTTTTGCGATCACGGGATGCGGTTCGTCCCGACGAAACTCGTCGACGTGGCGGGGCTGATTCCGGGCGCCCACGAGGGAGCGGGGCTGGGCAACCAGTTTCTCACCGATCTGAACGAGACCGACGTGCTCGTCCACGTCGTCGACTTCTCCGGTAAGACGGACGCCGAGGGCGAACCGACCGAGGGTCACGACCCGCGGGAGGACATCGCCTTCTTGGAGGAGGAACTCGACCAGTGGTACCTCGACATCTTAGAGAAGGGTATCGAACGCTACGAGTCGGGCTACACCACCGAAGACGACGCGATCGAAGCGGAACTCGCGGAGCAGATGAGCGCGTTCAAGACGAACGAGGACGAGATCAAGCTGCTCATCCGGCGGGTCGGCATCGGCTTCGACCCCGAGGCGTGGGAGGACGACGACAAACTCGAACTCGCCCGCGAGATCCGCACGGAGACCAAGCCGATGGTGATCGCGGCGAACAAACTGGACACGCCCGAGGGGCAGGCCAATTACGAGGAGATCGCGAACGATCCCGACTACGACCACCTGACGATCGTCCCCTGCAGCGCGCACGCCGAGAAGGCGCTCAAGTCGGCGGACAAGGCCGGCGCCGTGGAGTACCGGCCGGGGGACGACGATTTCGAAATCACGGGCGACGTCTCGGACGACCAGGAGCAAGGGCTCGAGCAGATCCGCGACTTCCTCGGCGAGTACGGCGCGACGGGCGTCCAGGCGGCCCTCGAAACCGCCCTGTTCGACGTCCTCGGCGTCACGCCGGTGTTCCCCGGCGGCGCGAACGGCCTCGGCAACGAGCGCGGCGAGGTCCTCCCCGACTGTTACCTGATCCCGCCGAACGCGACCGCCGAGGACTTCGCCTACAGCCTCCACTCCGACATCGGCGACGGCTTCCTGCACGCGATCGACTGCCGGACCAACCGCCAACTCGGGAAGGACTACGAGGTCGAGCCGCGGGACGTGATCGAAGTCATCACGACAAACTGA